In Streptomyces sp. SN-593, a single genomic region encodes these proteins:
- a CDS encoding adenylyl cyclase yields the protein MSVIPTRRTMLRGAAVAAAVPLVGGISTGSAFAAQPEHRGGPQHHGGADLGPNVLVFDPSMGDAAIQARLDAVFATQQSNQFGTERYALAFKPGTYHVDVNVGFYTHVLGLGDSPDDVVINGHVTVDAQWLDGNGTQNFWRAAENLSIAPPDGLERWAVAQAGPMRRVHVKGDMTLWPSPPGNQWSSGGFLADSVVDGQVESGSQQQWLSRNDTFGSWTGSNWNMVFVGTQGAPAQSFPTPPFTTVDRTPTVREKPFLTVDRHGAYHVFVPALRGDSTGTTWAHGPARGHSIPLSDFHVATPGESAADLNRALAGGRHLLFTPGVYPLSAPLKVDRPGTVVLGLGLATLRATHGNSLVEVADVGGATVAGVLLEAASAHSPLLLRVGHGRSRVRHAADPTALFDVYARIGGALSGGAGVSVQVDSNDVICDNLWLWRADHGLDGSVGWSVNPADTGFLVNGDHVTAYALAVEHYQKYEVVWNGNHGRTYFFQNEHPYDVPTQSAWVHGGTNGYAAYKVGDAVTDHHAWGLGSYCFFDLEANIYTDRAYEVPDTPGVVFTDLMTVCLNDAAGGGILHCINSSGDPVENGFGTYNMKRYANGVATV from the coding sequence GTGTCCGTCATACCCACGCGCCGTACCATGCTCCGCGGGGCGGCAGTCGCCGCCGCGGTGCCGCTGGTCGGCGGTATCTCCACCGGATCAGCCTTCGCCGCGCAGCCCGAGCACCGGGGCGGCCCCCAGCACCACGGCGGCGCCGATCTGGGCCCGAACGTCCTGGTCTTCGACCCGTCGATGGGCGACGCGGCGATCCAGGCGCGGCTCGACGCGGTGTTCGCCACCCAGCAGTCCAACCAGTTCGGCACCGAGCGCTACGCCCTGGCCTTCAAGCCCGGCACCTACCACGTCGACGTCAACGTGGGCTTCTACACCCACGTGCTCGGGCTGGGCGACAGCCCCGACGACGTGGTGATCAACGGCCATGTCACCGTCGACGCGCAGTGGCTGGACGGCAACGGCACGCAGAACTTCTGGCGCGCCGCGGAGAACCTGAGCATCGCGCCTCCGGACGGGCTGGAGCGCTGGGCGGTGGCCCAGGCCGGGCCGATGCGCCGGGTGCACGTGAAGGGCGACATGACCCTGTGGCCGAGCCCGCCCGGCAACCAGTGGTCCAGCGGCGGTTTCCTCGCCGACAGCGTGGTGGACGGCCAGGTCGAGTCCGGGTCGCAGCAGCAGTGGCTGTCGCGCAACGACACCTTCGGGAGCTGGACCGGCTCCAACTGGAACATGGTCTTCGTGGGCACCCAGGGCGCGCCCGCCCAGTCCTTCCCCACGCCGCCCTTCACCACCGTCGACCGGACCCCGACCGTCCGCGAGAAGCCGTTCCTGACCGTGGACCGGCACGGTGCCTACCACGTCTTCGTGCCCGCCCTGCGCGGTGACAGCACCGGCACCACCTGGGCGCACGGCCCCGCCCGGGGGCACAGCATCCCGCTCTCCGACTTCCACGTGGCCACGCCCGGCGAGTCCGCCGCCGACCTCAACCGTGCCCTGGCCGGCGGCCGGCACCTGCTGTTCACCCCCGGCGTCTACCCGCTGTCCGCGCCGCTGAAGGTGGACCGCCCCGGCACCGTGGTGCTGGGCCTGGGGCTGGCCACGCTGCGGGCCACGCACGGCAACTCCCTGGTGGAGGTCGCCGACGTCGGCGGAGCCACCGTCGCCGGCGTGCTCCTGGAGGCCGCCTCGGCCCACTCCCCGCTGCTGCTGCGGGTCGGACACGGCCGCAGCCGCGTGCGCCACGCCGCGGACCCCACCGCGCTCTTCGACGTCTACGCCCGCATCGGCGGGGCGCTGTCCGGCGGCGCGGGGGTCAGCGTCCAGGTCGACAGCAACGACGTGATCTGCGACAACCTGTGGCTGTGGCGGGCCGACCACGGCCTGGACGGCTCCGTCGGCTGGTCGGTCAACCCGGCCGACACCGGCTTCCTGGTCAACGGCGACCACGTCACCGCCTACGCGCTGGCCGTGGAGCACTACCAGAAGTACGAGGTGGTGTGGAACGGCAACCACGGCCGCACGTACTTCTTCCAGAACGAGCACCCGTACGACGTGCCCACCCAGTCCGCCTGGGTGCACGGCGGCACCAACGGGTACGCCGCCTACAAGGTGGGCGACGCCGTCACCGACCACCACGCCTGGGGGCTGGGCAGCTACTGCTTCTTCGACCTGGAGGCGAACATCTACACCGACCGCGCCTACGAGGTCCCCGACACCCCCGGCGTGGTCTTCACCGACCTGATGACGGTCTGCCTCAACGACGCGGCCGGCGGGGGCATCCTGCACTGCATCAACTCCAGCGGCGACCCGGTGGAGAACGGCTTCGGGACGTACAACATGAAGCGGTACGCGAACGGCGTCGCAACCGTCTGA
- a CDS encoding amidase codes for MTTTTGLPVTLTDAARALREGSVTSADLTRAALAAADRLDAATGTYLHRFDEYALATAERADRELAAGRDRGPLHGIPFGVKDILAMAEGPTTAQSLVLDRRWGEGRDAPAVARLKAAGAVITGKTSTMEFACGMPDTTKPFPVPRNPWDTATWPGGSSSGTGTGVAGGLFLAGLGTDTAGSIRIPAAFCGVTGLMPTFGRVPKSGCVPLGYSLDHIGPLARSARDCASVLEVLAGPDASDPDCVDAPFTAPALTGDLTGVRVGLVREHHFPEGSDPAAAPAFEAAAAVLTERGATVVGTTLPYWSEMITADMVTMSCEALAYHRTDLAERWGDYFSSTRATVALGALVSGADYVQAQRVRRVAQDALARLFQEVDVIACPTVSVGAPAYESVVDAEGRLDVDTLFRFIHTPYWDSVGNPVIALPMGFTAAGLPLSLQLAGPAFGEAVLLRAADAFQQSTDWHLRLPAGAAPYPG; via the coding sequence ATGACCACCACCACCGGCCTGCCCGTCACCCTCACCGACGCGGCCCGGGCGCTGCGCGAGGGCAGCGTGACCTCGGCCGACCTCACCAGAGCCGCGCTGGCCGCGGCCGACCGGCTGGACGCGGCCACCGGGACCTACCTCCACCGGTTCGACGAGTACGCCCTGGCCACCGCCGAGCGCGCCGACCGGGAGCTGGCCGCCGGCCGGGACCGCGGCCCGCTGCACGGCATCCCGTTCGGGGTGAAGGACATCCTGGCGATGGCGGAGGGCCCCACCACCGCGCAGAGCCTGGTGCTGGACCGCCGGTGGGGCGAGGGCCGGGACGCGCCCGCGGTCGCCCGGCTGAAGGCGGCCGGCGCGGTGATCACCGGCAAGACCTCCACCATGGAGTTCGCCTGCGGCATGCCCGACACCACGAAGCCCTTCCCGGTGCCGCGCAACCCGTGGGACACCGCGACCTGGCCGGGCGGTTCCAGCTCGGGCACCGGCACCGGGGTGGCCGGCGGGCTGTTCCTGGCCGGGCTGGGCACCGACACGGCGGGCAGCATCCGCATCCCGGCCGCCTTCTGCGGGGTGACCGGCCTGATGCCGACCTTCGGCCGGGTGCCCAAGTCCGGCTGCGTTCCGCTGGGTTACAGCCTCGACCACATCGGCCCGCTGGCCCGCAGCGCCCGCGACTGCGCGTCGGTGCTGGAGGTGCTGGCCGGGCCGGACGCGAGCGACCCGGACTGCGTGGACGCGCCGTTCACCGCCCCCGCCCTGACCGGCGACCTCACCGGGGTGCGGGTCGGCCTGGTGCGCGAACACCACTTCCCCGAGGGCAGCGACCCCGCGGCGGCGCCCGCGTTCGAGGCGGCGGCCGCGGTGCTCACCGAGCGCGGCGCGACCGTCGTCGGGACGACCCTGCCGTACTGGTCGGAGATGATCACCGCGGACATGGTCACCATGTCCTGCGAGGCGCTCGCCTACCACCGCACCGACCTGGCCGAGCGGTGGGGCGACTACTTCAGCTCCACCCGGGCCACCGTCGCGCTCGGCGCGCTGGTCTCCGGCGCCGACTACGTCCAGGCCCAACGGGTGCGCCGGGTCGCCCAGGACGCGCTCGCCCGCCTCTTCCAGGAGGTGGACGTCATCGCCTGCCCGACCGTCTCGGTCGGCGCACCGGCCTACGAGTCGGTCGTCGACGCCGAGGGCCGGCTCGACGTGGACACGCTCTTCCGCTTCATCCACACGCCCTACTGGGACAGCGTGGGCAACCCGGTCATCGCGCTGCCCATGGGATTCACCGCCGCGGGACTGCCGCTGTCCCTCCAACTCGCCGGCCCCGCCTTCGGCGAGGCGGTGCTGCTGCGGGCCGCCGACGCCTTCCAGCAGTCCACCGACTGGCACCTGCGGCTGCCGGCCGGCGCGGCACCGTACCCCGGCTGA
- a CDS encoding GntR family transcriptional regulator → MRPVTPSPGRRETARVHEVRRLRDMIRTTIQRDGYPGGLLPHESELMAGHGMSRATVREALAMLRADGLIERTQGVGTHVVTATVTTGLAEAHGAVRPTADGLLDRRMRPRVLDRTRIPVPGTVAERLGVPPGTPCLRLEYIGLLDEEPLLVATNYALYPEAERLGDSPFTTDWYALMATAGADFGQSEFVIGSELADPLTAGMLGLRPGAPLLAMEQVIYDPDGRPFDVAFIYTRSDRMRFVSRAVVAARPPGA, encoded by the coding sequence ATGAGACCCGTAACGCCCTCCCCCGGCCGCCGCGAGACCGCGCGCGTGCACGAGGTGCGCCGGCTGCGGGACATGATCAGGACCACCATCCAGCGCGACGGCTACCCCGGCGGCCTGCTGCCCCACGAGTCGGAGCTGATGGCCGGCCACGGGATGTCCCGGGCCACCGTCCGGGAGGCGCTGGCGATGCTGCGCGCCGACGGCCTCATCGAGCGCACCCAGGGCGTCGGCACCCATGTGGTGACCGCCACCGTGACCACCGGTCTCGCCGAGGCGCACGGCGCGGTGCGTCCCACCGCCGACGGCCTGCTCGACCGCCGGATGCGCCCGCGGGTGCTGGACCGCACCCGCATCCCCGTGCCCGGCACGGTCGCCGAACGCCTCGGCGTCCCGCCCGGCACCCCGTGCCTGCGGCTGGAGTACATCGGCCTGCTCGACGAGGAACCGCTGCTCGTCGCCACCAACTACGCGCTCTACCCGGAGGCGGAGCGGCTGGGCGACAGCCCGTTCACCACCGACTGGTACGCGCTGATGGCCACCGCCGGAGCGGACTTCGGGCAGTCCGAGTTCGTGATCGGCTCCGAGCTGGCCGACCCGCTCACCGCCGGCATGCTGGGCCTGCGTCCGGGAGCGCCGCTGCTGGCCATGGAGCAGGTCATCTACGACCCGGACGGCCGGCCGTTCGACGTCGCGTTCATCTACACCCGCAGCGACCGGATGCGGTTCGTGTCCCGGGCCGTGGTGGCCGCCCGGCCACCGGGCGCCTGA
- a CDS encoding L-threonylcarbamoyladenylate synthase, translating into MARYLDVHPENPQPRIIGGVAESIRSGALVAYPTDSCYALGCRMGNRDGLDRIRSIRDLDDRHHFTLMCRNFAQLGQLVQIDNDVFRAIKAATPGSYTFILPATREVPRQLLHPKKRTVGVRIPDHVVTQALLAELDEPLVSSTLLLPDEAEPLTQGWEIKERLDHVVDAVVDSGDCGTEPTTVVDFSDGAVEIVRRGAGDPARFE; encoded by the coding sequence ATGGCGCGATACCTCGACGTACACCCTGAGAACCCCCAGCCGCGCATCATCGGCGGCGTGGCCGAGAGCATCCGGTCCGGCGCGCTCGTCGCCTACCCGACGGACTCCTGCTACGCGCTGGGCTGCCGGATGGGCAACCGCGACGGGCTCGACCGCATCCGGTCCATCCGCGACCTCGACGACCGGCACCACTTCACCCTGATGTGCCGGAACTTCGCGCAGCTCGGCCAGCTCGTGCAGATCGACAACGACGTGTTCCGGGCGATCAAGGCGGCCACACCGGGCAGCTACACCTTCATCCTGCCGGCCACGCGGGAGGTGCCGCGGCAACTGCTGCACCCCAAGAAGCGGACGGTCGGCGTGCGCATCCCCGACCACGTCGTCACGCAGGCGCTCCTGGCGGAACTCGACGAGCCGCTCGTCTCCAGCACCCTGCTGCTGCCCGACGAGGCCGAACCGCTCACGCAGGGCTGGGAGATCAAGGAGCGGCTCGACCACGTGGTGGACGCCGTGGTGGACTCCGGCGACTGCGGCACCGAGCCCACCACCGTCGTCGACTTCTCCGACGGCGCCGTCGAGATCGTCCGCCGCGGCGCCGGCGA
- a CDS encoding purine-cytosine permease family protein → MGLADNPEMEDYSLRFTPAAFRKWSPWMVFLSCLVGISAMAGYALDAAFVDAYGFGNALVGFLVAAAVTVPLTLVLAFAIARKHVDIDLLTRGSGFGYLGSTLTSLVYATYTLIFLAYEGAIMAQAVTALTHLDIHLSYVLVAAVMIPLTLYGMTFSSKFQAWTWPLWVALIGLAVGAAVTSPDAGHHMTSPATVSASGAAGISVLAVFTIAAAQLSLATQIGEQGDYLRLMKDPEPGRERSWRLAVLFGGPGMSLFAVAIFFASTLLVGYAGTRADAGVVAVPVDLFTVVFERVTGGHTSALVLAGSLVLLSQLKINIMNTYSGSLSWSNFFSRLLHRHPGRAAWVFLQVGLALVLMELDIFHHIVTVLTWYANIGVAWITAMFSDLVINKRWLRLSPPQVVFHRAHLYHVNPVGFGSMLVAAGVSMTASYKVFGPTAAALAPFLSVGLALLLPPLVAAATRGRWYIARLSEFPPGVEELPCTVCGGDYDVSDLATCPFHRGTICSLCCSTEGACHDRCKPSAWRPPAGATMLGMPTVPTLVARGGDGPAAVPAHAAGAGPVEEAQA, encoded by the coding sequence ATGGGCCTGGCCGACAACCCGGAGATGGAAGACTACTCGCTACGTTTCACGCCCGCGGCCTTCCGCAAGTGGTCGCCGTGGATGGTGTTCCTTTCCTGCCTGGTGGGCATCTCGGCCATGGCCGGCTACGCGTTGGACGCCGCGTTCGTCGACGCGTACGGGTTCGGCAACGCGCTGGTCGGCTTCCTGGTGGCCGCGGCGGTGACGGTGCCGCTGACCCTGGTGCTGGCCTTCGCCATCGCCCGTAAGCACGTGGACATCGACCTGCTGACCCGCGGTTCGGGCTTCGGCTACCTCGGTTCGACCCTCACCTCGCTGGTGTACGCGACCTACACGCTGATCTTCCTCGCGTACGAGGGCGCCATCATGGCGCAGGCGGTCACCGCGCTGACCCACCTCGACATCCACCTGTCGTACGTGCTCGTGGCGGCGGTGATGATCCCGCTGACGCTGTACGGGATGACGTTCAGCTCGAAGTTCCAGGCGTGGACCTGGCCGCTGTGGGTGGCGCTGATCGGCCTGGCGGTGGGGGCGGCGGTCACCTCGCCGGACGCGGGACACCACATGACCTCGCCGGCCACCGTCTCCGCGTCGGGGGCGGCCGGGATCAGCGTGCTGGCGGTCTTCACGATCGCGGCCGCCCAACTGTCGCTGGCCACCCAGATCGGCGAGCAGGGCGACTACCTGCGGCTGATGAAGGACCCGGAGCCGGGCCGGGAGCGCTCCTGGCGGCTCGCGGTGCTCTTCGGCGGGCCGGGCATGTCGCTGTTCGCCGTGGCGATCTTCTTCGCCTCCACGCTGCTGGTCGGCTACGCCGGCACCCGGGCGGACGCGGGCGTGGTGGCGGTGCCGGTGGACCTGTTCACGGTGGTCTTCGAGCGGGTGACCGGCGGCCACACCTCGGCGCTGGTGCTCGCCGGCAGCCTGGTGCTGCTCTCCCAGCTCAAGATCAACATCATGAACACCTACTCGGGCTCGCTGTCCTGGTCGAACTTCTTCTCCCGGCTGCTGCACCGCCACCCCGGCCGCGCCGCCTGGGTCTTCCTCCAGGTGGGCCTGGCGCTGGTGCTGATGGAGCTGGACATCTTCCACCACATCGTCACGGTGCTGACCTGGTACGCGAACATCGGCGTCGCCTGGATCACCGCGATGTTCAGCGACCTGGTGATCAACAAGCGCTGGCTGCGGCTGAGCCCGCCGCAGGTCGTCTTCCACCGGGCCCACCTCTACCACGTGAACCCGGTGGGCTTCGGGTCGATGCTGGTGGCCGCCGGGGTGTCGATGACCGCCTCCTACAAGGTGTTCGGCCCGACCGCGGCCGCGCTCGCCCCCTTCCTGTCGGTCGGCCTCGCGCTGCTGCTGCCGCCGCTGGTCGCCGCCGCGACCCGGGGCCGCTGGTACATCGCCCGCCTCAGCGAGTTCCCCCCGGGGGTCGAGGAGTTGCCCTGCACGGTGTGCGGCGGCGACTACGACGTGTCCGACCTGGCCACCTGCCCGTTCCACCGCGGCACGATCTGCTCGCTGTGCTGCTCGACCGAGGGCGCCTGCCACGACCGCTGCAAGCCCAGCGCCTGGCGGCCGCCGGCCGGCGCCACGATGCTCGGCATGCCCACCGTGCCGACCCTGGTGGCCCGCGGCGGCGACGGCCCGGCCGCCGTGCCCGCGCACGCCGCCGGTGCAGGCCCGGTCGAGGAGGCGCAGGCGTGA
- a CDS encoding PP2C family protein-serine/threonine phosphatase, with protein MVAVAGGGGGGDGLDYAALFAAMPAACIVLDRELTILALNDAYTEATGRTAADLVGLRFFDAYPPDPGDPASRGAEVQRRSLETALASGRTNILLLHRFTIPRADRPEHFAPRWWNVVNRPVRGPGGQVELLIHQVDDVTEYVRAERGADDAAGSGAGQEPGPRTDDVVVEAPRAELFTRARELQRANARLQESAVRTHDVALTLQRAMLATPDLAAHPEVAVRYLPALEGMNACGDWYDVVDLPEGRMALSVGDVVGHGVNAASVMGMLRAALSAAIRVADSPSGALETLGLYARSQDGAVATTTFTCQLFPASRLLMYSSAGHPPPVLMHRDGSSELLDRATDPPLGVRMEHVPRPQATADYRPGDILVLYTDGLIERRGEDIDVGLGRLVDAVRALRALPPEEVADGLLRAMAGPAGQQDDISLLVTRL; from the coding sequence GTGGTCGCGGTGGCCGGAGGCGGGGGCGGGGGCGACGGGCTGGACTACGCGGCCCTGTTCGCCGCGATGCCGGCGGCCTGCATCGTGCTCGACCGGGAACTGACCATCCTCGCGCTCAACGACGCCTACACCGAGGCCACCGGCCGGACCGCGGCCGACCTGGTCGGCCTGCGGTTCTTCGACGCCTACCCGCCCGACCCGGGCGACCCCGCCTCGCGCGGCGCCGAGGTCCAGCGCCGGTCGCTGGAGACCGCGCTCGCCTCGGGCCGCACCAACATACTGCTGCTGCACCGCTTCACCATCCCCCGCGCGGACCGCCCCGAGCACTTCGCCCCGCGCTGGTGGAACGTGGTGAACCGGCCGGTGCGGGGCCCCGGCGGGCAGGTGGAGCTGCTCATCCACCAGGTCGACGACGTCACCGAGTACGTCCGTGCCGAGCGCGGCGCCGACGATGCCGCGGGGAGCGGCGCCGGGCAGGAGCCGGGCCCGCGGACCGACGACGTGGTCGTGGAGGCGCCGCGCGCCGAACTGTTCACCCGGGCCCGTGAACTGCAGCGGGCCAACGCCCGGCTCCAGGAGTCCGCGGTGCGCACACACGACGTGGCGCTCACCCTCCAGCGGGCGATGCTCGCCACGCCCGACCTGGCGGCGCACCCCGAGGTCGCGGTGCGGTACCTGCCGGCGCTGGAGGGCATGAACGCCTGCGGCGACTGGTACGACGTCGTCGACCTGCCCGAGGGCCGGATGGCGCTGTCGGTCGGCGACGTGGTGGGCCACGGGGTGAACGCCGCCAGCGTCATGGGCATGCTGCGCGCCGCGCTCAGCGCGGCGATCCGCGTCGCCGACAGCCCCAGCGGCGCGCTGGAGACGCTGGGGCTGTACGCGCGCTCCCAGGACGGCGCCGTGGCCACCACCACCTTCACCTGCCAGCTCTTCCCGGCCAGCCGGCTGCTGATGTACAGCAGCGCCGGCCATCCGCCGCCCGTGCTCATGCACCGCGACGGCTCGTCCGAACTGCTGGACCGCGCCACCGACCCGCCGCTGGGGGTGCGCATGGAGCACGTGCCGCGCCCGCAGGCCACCGCCGACTACCGCCCCGGCGACATCCTGGTGCTCTACACCGACGGCCTGATCGAGCGGCGCGGCGAGGACATCGACGTCGGACTCGGCCGGCTGGTCGACGCGGTGCGCGCACTGCGGGCGCTGCCGCCGGAGGAGGTGGCGGACGGCCTGCTGCGCGCCATGGCCGGGCCGGCCGGCCAGCAGGACGACATCTCGCTGCTGGTCACCCGGCTCTGA